One region of Lampris incognitus isolate fLamInc1 chromosome 4, fLamInc1.hap2, whole genome shotgun sequence genomic DNA includes:
- the LOC130111515 gene encoding synapse-associated protein 1-like, which produces MFKGLGSWLGLEGAAYMKKPDDRENPDLAVEQEEKIVQAQNEVNKQQPTEQEDEPETTQALSPQGQGLSDYIFSFASNATKKISDSVVETAQTIKKSVEDGNIDGIIDKTFLGDFQKEQQKFVQEKKSKRSDTAVLPWVGYNEEETIQQQILALSADRRNFLRDPPAGVQFHFDLEQMYPLAIVMLEEDQLLNRMRFDLVPKLVKEEAFWRNYFYRVSLIKQSAQLTALAAQQQKEEEEGRRSSISAEDVTLTENVRPKTPPVSISDMQKPPQEEEEEMSTSPGVSEFVSDAFDSTAINKEDLRKEMEQLVLDKKNTPSPDEESPDWEEELQQELQEYEVVTESDNKDDQWDQEIEKMLQADDS; this is translated from the exons ATGTTCAAAGGTTTGGGGTCGTGGCTGGGTTTGGAGGGCGCAGCGTATATGAAGAAACCAGATGACAGGGAGAATCCCGACTTGGCTGTGGAGCAAGAAGAGAAGATCGTGCAAGCGCAGAACGAGGTAAACAAACAGCAGCCGACCGAGCAAGAGGACGAACCAGAAACAACCCAGGCACTCTCCCCGCAAGGACAAGGACTAAGTG ATTACATCTTTAGTTTTGCCTCCAATGCCACCAAGAAGATATCGGACTCCGTCGTAGAGACTGCCCAGACCATCAAAAAGAGCGTGGAAGATGGAAACATTGATGGCATAATAGACAAG ACTTTTCTGGGAGACTTTCAAAAGGAGCAGCAGAAGTTTGTTCAGGAAAAGAAATCCAAAAGATCAG ATACAGCAGTGCTTCCCTGGGTTGGCTATAATGAAGAGGAGACAATCCAACAACAGATTCTTGCTCTTTCTGCT GACAGGAGGAACTTCTTACGTGACCCACCTGCTGGAGTCCAGTTCCACTTTGACCTTGAGCAGATGTACCCTCTGGCCATAGTGATGCTGGAGGAGGACCAACTGCTCAATCGCATGCGCTTCGACCTGGTCCCAAAACT TGTAAAGGAGGAGGCATTCTGGAGGAATTATTTTTACCGAGTATCTCTGATCAAGCAGTCAGCTCAGCTAACAGCCCTGGCAGCCCAACagcaaaaggaggaggaggaggggagacggAGCAGTATTTCAGCTGAGGATGTCACCTTAACAG AAAACGTCAGACCAAAAACACCTCCTGTTTCCATCAGTGACATGCAAAAG CCacctcaggaggaagaggaggagatgtcCACCAGCCCTGGGGTGTCAGAGTTTGTGAGTGATGCTTTTGACTCGACAGCCATCAATAAGGAGGACCTGAGAAAAGAGATGGAGCAGCTGGTGTTGGATAAGAAGAACACCCCCTCCCCCGATG AGGAGTCACCAGACTGGGAGGAGGAGCTGCAGCAGGAGCTCCAGGAATACGAGGTGGTGACGGAGTCAGACAACAAAGATGATCAATGGGATCAGGAGATCGAAAAGATGCTCCAAGCTGATGATAGCTAG